One window of Astyanax mexicanus isolate ESR-SI-001 unplaced genomic scaffold, AstMex3_surface scaffold_39, whole genome shotgun sequence genomic DNA carries:
- the LOC125794101 gene encoding uncharacterized protein LOC125794101, whose protein sequence is MEPWRVINSHGNGPFATKTLLGWVVSGLLHNEHTRFNKQGKPYVYSHRISVETLHDLLIQQYNHDFPESAYEKEEMSQDELRFLDIMNSSIKVKDGHYQLPLPFKGDPKMPNNRLMAEQRAESLKRKFGRNTVFKEEYTLLMNGMLKCGHAELVPKEEVALQSTKRWYIPHHGVRHPKKGSLRVVFDCSASYQGTSLNNELLKGPNLTNSLIGVLLRFCHGNVAILADVEKMYYQVKIPPKHADFLRFLWWKDGNTTQPLMEYRMTVHIFGATSSASCASYALRRTAEDHKDSFSADTVNTVLNNFFVDDLLKSVDTEANAIQLYKELKALCAAGGFNLTKWSSNSRAVLAHIPECEMAKEVKDLDLDLEDLPIERALGVHWSAENDVFKFHVAPKEQPCTRRGILSTVSSMYDPLGFLAPVTFPAKHLLQELCRLNLSWDEDIPNTLMQSWKLWLQSLETLTDFNITRSFKPKTFGKVEHAQLHHFCDASEVGYGMVTYLRLVNSQEQVHVKFVMGKSRVAPLKLLTIPRLELAAAVLAVRIDRMLMDELKLDLEPSVFWTDSTTVLKYIRSDSRRFHTFVANRVNAIRGMSHVSQWKHVSGKLNPADYASRGLNAAEFLKGNNWINGPKFLKDLPKHWPNSPVDLGIPPDDLELRKKVFEVHATVASHHDPISMLLNNFSNWNKLRRAVAWFLKLKRILTQRVLKRKGALKGVEAGPMTHSVQDLEEAEESIVKFCQKQGFPQEIECLRNGKNVSRKSSIFRLDPVLDHGILRVGGRLSRMAMPEEQKHPAILPKRHYISELLLQHIHKQVGHCGRNHILANLRKRYWIPCANSFAREIVNNCVPCRRNYARAGEQKMADLPIDRLTPDLPPFSHVGVDYFGPIEVRRGRGMAKRYGVIFTCLTTRAVHLEVAHSMDTDSCVNAFRRFISRRGQVKELRSDNGTNLISAEKELRDALKRWNMDQIERSLIQKGVKWTFNPPAGAHHGGIWERIIRMVKRILSSITNQQSLDDEGLVTVMCEVESILNSRPLTTVSNDPNDLEPLTPNHLLQLKVQPVLPPGTFKLEDLYARRRWRQIQYIADLFWTRWIQEYVPLMQERSKWSRIRPNFCVGDIVVIADPTAPRGSWVMGRVIEAIADSKGLVRSVRLQTRTNQLLRPISKIYLLVKANN, encoded by the coding sequence ATGGAGCCATGGAGGGTGATAAATAGCCATGGCAATGGGCCTTTTGCAACTAAAACCCTGCTAGGCTGGGTTGTCAGTGGTCTCCTCCATAACGAGCACACACGTTTCAATAAGCAAGGCAAACCATATGTTTACAGCCACCGGATTTCAGTGGAAACCTTACATGATCTTCTGATTCAGCAATACAACCATGACTTTCCTGAGAGTGCGTATGAGAAGGAGGAAATGTCTCAAGATGAACTGAGATTTCTGGACATAATGAACTCCTCCATTAAAGTAAAAGATGGACATTATCAGTTGCCATTGCCATTTAAAGGAGATCCCAAAATGCCTAACAACCGTTTGATGGCAGAGCAAAGGGCAGAATCTTTGAAGCGGAAGTTTGGGAGGAATACAGTCTTCAAGGAGGAATACACGTTGCTCATGAATGGCATGTTAAAATGTGGACATGCTGAACTTGTGCCCAAAGAGGAAGTGGCATTACAGAGCACAAAACGTTGGTACATACCACATCATGGAGTACGCCACCCCAAAAAGGGAAGCTTACGAGTGGTTTTTGACTGCTCCGCATCTTACCAGGGAACATCTCTCAACAATGAACTTCTGAAGGGCCCAAATCTTACAAACTCCTTGATTGGTGTCCTGCTGCGTTTCTGTCATGGGAACGTGGCCATACTGGCGGATGTGGAGAAGATGTATTATCAGGTGAAGATACCACCAAAGCATGCTGACTTTTTGCGCTTCTTGTGGTGGAAAGATGGCAACACAACTCAGCCTCTCATGGAATATAGGATGACTGTTCACATCTTTGGAGCTACATCATCAGCTAGTTGTGCCAGTTATGCCTTGAGAAGGACTGCTGAGGACCACAAAGACAGCTTCTCAGCTGACACAGTGAACACGGTCCTCAACAACTTTTTCGTTGATGATTTGCTAAAGTCTGTGGATACAGAGGCCAATGCCATACAACTGTACAAGGAATTAAAGGCTCTGTGTGCAGCAGGAGGTTTCAATCTAACAAAGTGGTCCAGTAACAGCCGAGCTGTCCTGGCCCACATTCCAGAATGTGAAATGGCTAAGGAAGTAAAGGACTTGGACCTAGACCTGGAAGACCTGCCAATAGAAAGGGCCCTAGGCGTGCACTGGAGTGCAGAAAATGACGTCTTTAAGTTCCATGTAGCTCCCAAAGAACAACCATGCACCAGGCGAGGCATTCTGTCTACGGTCAGTTCAATGTATGACCCGCTAGGTTTTCTTGCCCCAGTAACCTTTCCAGCAAAACATCTGCTGCAGGAACTTTGCAGGCTGAACCTTAGCTGGGACGAAGACATACCCAACACCTTGATGCAATCCTGGAAACTTTGGCTGCAAAGCCTTGAGACTCTCACAGACTTCAACATCACCCGTAGTTTCAAACCAAAGACGTTTGGAAAGGTTGAACATGCACAGTTGCACCACTTCTGCGATGCAAGTGAAGTCGGATATGGCATGGTGACCTACTTGAGGTTAGTCAACAGTCAGGAGCAGGTGCATGTGAAATTTGTGATGGGGAAATCAAGAGTGGCACCGTTGAAGTTGTTGACAATCCCACGTCTTGAGCTGGCTGCTGCAGTACTAGCCGTTCGTATAGACCGGATGCTCATGGATGAGCTGAAACTAGACTTGGAACCATCCGTGTTTTGGACAGACAGTACGACTGTCTTGAAGTACATACGAAGTGACAGCAGACGATTTCACACATTTGTTGCCAATCGTGTAAACGCAATAAGGGGCATGTCACATGTGTCACAGTGGAAACATGTTTCTGGAAAACTGAATCCTGCAGACTATGCATCACGTGGATTGAACGCTGCAGAGTTTCTGAAAGGCAACAACTGGATTAACGGTCCCAAGTTCTTGAAAGACCTGCCCAAACACTGGCCCAACTCACCTGTCGACCTTGGGATTCCACCAGATGATTTAGAGTTGAGAAAAAAGGTATTTGAAGTCCATGCCACTGTTGCCAGTCATCATGATCCGATCAGCATGTTACTGAACAACTTCTCCAATTGGAATAAGCTTAGAAGAGCTGTTGCCTGGTTCTTAAAGCTGAAGCGTATACTTACCCAACGTGTTCTCAAAAGAAAAGGGGCCTTAAAGGGAGTTGAGGCTGGTCCCATGACACATTCTGTTCAAGATCTAGAAGAGGCAGAAGAATCTATTGTGAAGTTCTGCCAAAAGCAAGGATTTCCGCAGGAGATAGAATGCCTGCGCAATGGAAAGAACGTCAGCCGGAAAAGCTCCATCTTCAGACTAGACCCAGTCCTTGACCATGGCATTTTAAGGGTTGGTGGCCGCCTTAGCAGGATGGCTATGCCAGAAGAGCAGAAACATCCAGCTATCTTGCCTAAGAGGCATTACATTTCAGAGCTTCTGCTTCAACATATCCATAAGCAAGTTGGTCATTGTGGCAGAAATCATATTTTGGCAAACTTAAGGAAAAGGTATTGGATTCCTTGTGCAAATTCCTTTGCAAGGGAAATTGTAAACAATTGTGTCCCCTGCAGGCGGAACTATGCACGTGCAGGGGAGCAGAAAATGGCAGATCTGCCAATTGACCGTTTGACTCCTGACCTCCCTCCATTCTCACATGTTGGAGTGGATTACTTTGGACCAATAGAGGTGAGAAGAGGGCGTGGCATGGCGAAACGTTACGGTGTGATATTTACTTGCCTGACTACCAGAGCAGTCCATTTGGAAGTAGCACACTCAATGGATACAGACTCCTGCGTGAATGCATTCAGACGCTTCATCTCCAGAAGAGGCCAAGTAAAGGAACTAAGGTCAGACAATGGAACTAATTTGATCTCTGCTGAAAAGGAGTTACGGGATGCACTGAAACGTTGGAATATGGATCAAATTGAGCGCAGCCTCATTCAGAAAGGTGTTAAATGGACGTTCAATCCTCCAGCCGGCGCCCACCATGGAGGCATCTGGGAGCGCATAATAAGAATGGTGAAAAGAATATTATCCTCCATCACAAACCAGCAGTCTTTGGATGATGAAGGTCTAGTCACAGTAATGTGCGAAGTTGAATCCATCCTAAACAGCCGGCCTTTGACAACCGTTTCCAATGACCCCAATGACTTGGAACCATTGACTCCTAATCACCTCTTACAGCTTAAAGTTCAGCCTGTTCTCCCACCAGGAACATTCAAACTGGAAGACCTGTATGCCAGAAGACGGTGGCGACAAATACAGTATATCGCAGATCTCTTCTGGACACGGTGGATACAGGAATATGTTCCACTCATGCAGGAACGATCTAAATGGTCCCGCATCAGGCCCAACTTCTGCGTGGGAGACATCGTGGTGATTGCTGATCCTACAGCACCGCGAGGCTCATGGGTGATGGGAAGAGTCATCGAAGCCATAGCTGATTCCAAGGGCCTTGTTCGTTCTGTGAGATTGCAAACTAGAACCAACCAACTCCTAAGGCCCATCAGCAAGATCTACCTGTTGGTCAAGGCCAACAACTGA